In Rhodopirellula bahusiensis, the following proteins share a genomic window:
- a CDS encoding B12-binding domain-containing radical SAM protein, whose translation MKRIPRCFTEAPELDSTMSTEAVRERHALLINPFYAKDSHASFGKHVLTPTLALTSIAGATPANWTVEYWDENLLQGPPPHTPFPQVVGITVHLTFAKRAYELAKWYRERGAIVVLGGLHVLSCPEEVRPHADILAVGEGVMAWREIIADIERGAARDHYIGSFREPYADEPPPRRELVPKCSFLTTTSLNATRGCHSRCGFCYLSTKGLHMPYQTLPPEQVVDQWQADESPCAVFTDNNLGSKPEYLRQLCFALRPLEKIWSAAVSVDVADDPSVVREMALAGCTGVFVGFESLSNDNIRDQNKRSPNTSTYAERVKTFHDHGIQVNGSFVLGFDHDDESVFDRTIAWVEEQQLECATFHLLTPYPGTPLFAQMESENRLLHRDWNRYDTAHVVFQPKRMTVEQLQAGYEHCYERLFSAPSIWRRRPDDWRSVPAYLAMSYLYKKSNWYWHLLIQNRLTHLAWLPLVEFTRRRHVQFRKRLETTSTIGRSSSVVSAGV comes from the coding sequence ATGAAACGTATTCCTCGATGCTTTACCGAAGCACCTGAACTTGATTCGACGATGTCGACTGAAGCGGTTCGCGAGCGTCATGCGTTGTTGATCAACCCGTTCTATGCCAAGGATTCACACGCGAGTTTCGGGAAGCACGTTTTGACCCCGACGCTCGCGTTGACATCCATTGCCGGTGCGACGCCAGCAAATTGGACGGTGGAGTATTGGGACGAAAACTTGTTGCAAGGTCCACCTCCGCACACCCCCTTCCCGCAGGTCGTCGGGATCACCGTTCACCTGACATTTGCCAAGCGCGCATACGAACTCGCCAAGTGGTACCGAGAGCGAGGCGCGATTGTGGTGCTCGGCGGGCTGCACGTCCTGTCGTGTCCGGAGGAAGTTCGGCCTCATGCAGACATCCTGGCGGTCGGTGAAGGGGTGATGGCTTGGCGAGAAATCATTGCGGACATCGAACGAGGCGCCGCTCGCGATCACTACATCGGAAGTTTTCGCGAACCCTACGCCGATGAACCACCGCCAAGAAGGGAGTTGGTCCCCAAATGTTCTTTTTTGACGACCACCAGTTTGAACGCGACGCGAGGTTGCCATAGCCGCTGTGGTTTCTGCTACTTGTCGACCAAAGGGTTGCATATGCCCTATCAAACATTGCCACCTGAACAGGTCGTCGACCAGTGGCAAGCGGACGAATCTCCCTGTGCCGTGTTCACCGATAACAACTTGGGGTCAAAGCCCGAGTACCTGCGTCAGTTGTGCTTCGCTCTTCGACCGCTTGAGAAGATTTGGAGTGCGGCCGTTTCGGTGGACGTGGCCGATGATCCGTCCGTCGTTCGCGAGATGGCGTTGGCAGGTTGCACGGGAGTATTTGTAGGGTTCGAGTCGCTGAGCAACGACAACATCCGTGACCAAAACAAACGCAGTCCCAACACGTCGACCTACGCGGAACGTGTCAAGACGTTTCACGATCATGGGATTCAAGTCAATGGCAGCTTCGTCTTAGGGTTTGACCACGACGACGAGAGTGTGTTTGATCGAACGATTGCATGGGTAGAAGAGCAGCAACTGGAATGTGCAACCTTTCACTTGTTGACGCCATATCCGGGAACACCCCTGTTCGCTCAAATGGAATCCGAGAATCGACTGCTGCATCGGGATTGGAACCGATACGACACCGCACATGTCGTCTTTCAGCCCAAACGCATGACCGTCGAGCAGTTGCAAGCTGGCTACGAACATTGCTATGAACGATTGTTCTCTGCGCCATCGATTTGGCGTCGACGCCCAGATGATTGGCGAAGCGTTCCTGCCTACTTGGCAATGTCGTACCTGTACAAGAAGAGCAATTGGTACTGGCACCTGCTCATCCAAAACCGGTTGACCCATCTGGCGTGGCTACCGTTGGTCGAGTTCACACGACGTCGACATGTGCAGTTTCGAAAAAGGCTTGAGACCACTTCCACGATCGGCAGATCGTCGTCCGTTGTGTCTGCAGGTGTCTGA
- a CDS encoding YHYH protein, with the protein MTPFRTILEVNAMFINSHSLIPAIASLLCLMATTHVAAHEGGHHGHSHSSTPLRTWSIASNGSHLHGSFVSARDGKVQIRREDGTLTDIAIERLVAADQAWVQERVEEIQTLNRQHAIRLVAVNQPVQAGSENAAANETMPAIGAHFQPFEKLLQLRWDKDFLYVGSNGLPEHPMMIGIRSWQQQVPIPQKYLGNNAWQIPLHPVPAKNPMSTKNDFLRGAIALAVNGVPIFNPLNNRGDDAYLFGELDEYGGHCGRGDDYHYHIAPVHLEETTGKGQPIGYALDGYPIFGYQDAKASDFAPLDDLGGHKDASGNYHYHAQKTYPYLNGGFYGEVTQRGGQVDPQPRAEPIRPDLRPLRGAVITGFSKTGNRFELVYDVEGRQGSVTYVVKDDSTVDFTFQEPSGETRSETYRSRMGKPFLPQADSSGTEGGPGADQSSRLKVTSPAFAAGDELPLEFTGDGAGESPPIAWSKGPAGTQCYALNLWHTPGPDDVKSYWVVYDIPADVASLPQNASGIGTVGINDKGHAGYDPMKSKGPGVKQYHITVYALSEKPEFATDQVTRDELLESISDITLAEGTLDFQYTRSRSRSFLILIGIGVVALLAGAWFSLKKFTVPRVAG; encoded by the coding sequence GTGACCCCTTTCCGAACCATCCTTGAAGTGAATGCCATGTTTATCAACTCACACTCTCTCATTCCGGCGATCGCGAGCCTGCTTTGTCTGATGGCGACCACGCACGTCGCAGCTCACGAAGGCGGGCATCACGGGCATTCCCACTCGTCGACTCCATTAAGAACTTGGTCGATCGCATCGAATGGATCGCACCTGCACGGATCGTTTGTTTCAGCGAGGGATGGCAAGGTTCAAATCCGTCGTGAGGATGGAACACTCACGGACATCGCAATCGAACGCCTGGTTGCTGCAGACCAAGCCTGGGTTCAGGAACGCGTGGAAGAGATTCAAACTCTCAATCGACAGCACGCGATTCGGCTCGTGGCGGTGAACCAACCGGTGCAAGCTGGCTCAGAGAATGCTGCGGCGAACGAGACGATGCCAGCGATCGGGGCGCACTTCCAGCCCTTTGAAAAATTGTTGCAGCTTCGCTGGGACAAGGACTTTCTCTATGTCGGTTCCAACGGGTTGCCGGAACATCCAATGATGATTGGCATTCGTTCGTGGCAGCAACAGGTGCCGATCCCGCAGAAGTACCTCGGGAACAATGCGTGGCAGATTCCGTTGCATCCGGTTCCCGCAAAGAATCCGATGTCGACCAAGAACGATTTTCTGCGTGGTGCGATTGCTCTGGCCGTCAACGGCGTGCCGATCTTCAACCCGCTGAACAATCGTGGTGATGATGCCTACTTGTTTGGCGAGTTGGATGAATACGGTGGTCATTGCGGTCGCGGGGATGATTACCACTACCACATCGCTCCGGTTCATCTGGAGGAGACAACAGGGAAAGGCCAACCGATTGGTTATGCCTTGGACGGCTACCCGATCTTTGGCTATCAAGATGCGAAGGCGAGTGATTTTGCACCGCTCGATGATCTCGGCGGGCACAAGGACGCGTCGGGCAACTACCACTATCACGCACAGAAGACCTACCCGTATTTGAATGGTGGCTTCTACGGGGAAGTGACCCAGCGTGGCGGTCAGGTGGATCCACAACCGCGTGCCGAACCGATTCGTCCTGATCTGCGACCGCTGCGTGGCGCCGTGATCACGGGATTCAGCAAGACGGGCAATCGATTTGAGTTGGTGTATGACGTGGAAGGCCGACAGGGATCGGTGACCTATGTCGTCAAAGACGATAGCACGGTCGACTTCACGTTTCAGGAACCATCGGGTGAAACGCGAAGCGAAACCTATCGCAGTCGCATGGGCAAACCGTTTCTTCCGCAAGCCGACAGCTCAGGAACAGAAGGCGGTCCCGGCGCCGATCAATCGTCTCGATTGAAAGTCACCAGCCCGGCGTTTGCTGCCGGCGACGAATTGCCGCTCGAGTTCACCGGCGATGGGGCGGGTGAGTCACCACCGATTGCTTGGTCGAAAGGGCCCGCAGGGACTCAGTGTTATGCACTCAATCTTTGGCACACGCCTGGACCTGACGATGTAAAGTCGTACTGGGTGGTCTATGACATTCCAGCGGACGTCGCCAGCCTGCCGCAAAACGCGAGTGGAATTGGGACGGTGGGGATCAACGACAAAGGCCACGCGGGATACGACCCGATGAAATCGAAGGGGCCGGGTGTGAAGCAGTACCACATCACGGTCTATGCGTTGTCCGAGAAGCCAGAGTTTGCGACGGACCAAGTGACGCGTGACGAGTTGCTGGAAAGCATTTCGGACATCACGTTGGCCGAGGGCACGTTGGACTTTCAGTACACTCGATCCCGTAGTCGTTCATTCCTGATTCTGATTGGAATCGGGGTTGTCGCTCTGCTGGCGGGAGCGTGGTTCAGTCTGAAGAAGTTCACAGTCCCGAGAGTTGCCGGTTGA
- a CDS encoding DUF6797 domain-containing protein, with translation MNRITIFGMLLLFGIGSTARAQGDRAVLQALMFESPEKLAEAAVSGGDAARGAVVFFTPTMSCANCHAVNDSAEKSQANVGPNLASPNPDLSDAGIVDAILHPSKSIAKGFETVQVLTVDGKVLTGVLVAQSDESVQLRDPSTGKTIEVSADDIEDVATSELSVMPEGVAGQIGSRQAFLDLVRYLIEIRDGGAARAAELQPKVMPTAEPLPEYESHIDHAGILASLDQQAMKRGEAIYNRTCVNCHGTVDAPGSLPTSLRFASGKFKNGFDPHSMYQTITKGFGLMLPQRNLVPQQKYDVIHYIRHAYLKDHNPTQFARVDEDYLASLPKGDTRGPEPSLIEAWREMDYGPNLMATVEIGDDAKNFAYKGHAIRLDQGRGGITRGEHRVVYEHDTMRVAAAWLGDEFIDYNGINFNGVHRRHPRIVGEVVFENANGPGWANPENESFDEVREPGRDGRFYGPLPSDWIDYQGTYVNGMETILHYRVGGIDVHERPTLEQLGEKAIFQRTLSVDANERRLTMRVADREEGEVFLDADHTKAVWSSSEDGSEALVFAVTGDVSQLEWQFADGQIRLALMPNANARDFTVHAFRCDSKADAEQTIGELIEGIDPAARSAKEWATSTSENEKRWPEIVTTKITTADDGGPFAVDTIQYPVNNPWFCRMRLTGVDFLDDGESAVLSDWDGNVWKVTGLHQPEVTWQRIASGLFQPLGIKIRDGEIFVTCRDQLCRLHDFNGDGETDYYESFNHDHYVTDHFHEFAMGLQCDDDGNFYYAKSACHALPAIVPHHGTLLKVSADGSSTEILANGFRAANGVCRNDDGTFFVTDQEGHWNPKNRINWVRPGRFYGNMLGYHDVTDPSDSAMEPPMCWITNSFDRSPAELLWVTSDKWGPLKGSLLNMSYGYGKLYVAPHEIIGDQMQGGMCELPLPQFPTGIMRGRFHPDDGDLYVTGMYSWAGTQQADGGFYRVRYTGKPIHVPVSLNCRGTTVRIGLSDEVDPESVLPESFLISRWNIKRSKNYGSKHFDTQTIEVASAHWDAEQREIVLELPGLKPTWCMEIQMELRGADGGPIHRVIHNTIHELN, from the coding sequence GTGAATCGAATCACCATTTTCGGAATGCTGCTGTTGTTCGGCATTGGATCCACCGCGAGGGCACAGGGTGACCGAGCGGTCTTACAGGCCTTGATGTTCGAATCGCCGGAGAAGCTTGCTGAGGCTGCTGTGTCCGGTGGAGATGCCGCACGTGGAGCGGTGGTGTTCTTCACCCCCACGATGTCGTGTGCCAATTGTCATGCCGTCAATGATTCGGCGGAGAAGTCGCAAGCCAACGTGGGGCCGAATCTCGCCTCGCCAAATCCAGACCTGTCGGATGCCGGGATCGTCGATGCGATTCTTCATCCGTCAAAGAGTATCGCAAAGGGGTTTGAGACGGTTCAAGTTTTGACCGTCGATGGAAAAGTGCTGACCGGTGTTCTCGTCGCTCAGTCCGATGAGTCGGTCCAATTGCGTGATCCATCGACAGGCAAAACCATCGAAGTCAGCGCAGATGACATCGAAGACGTCGCGACGAGTGAATTGTCAGTCATGCCCGAAGGTGTCGCGGGCCAAATCGGCAGCCGCCAAGCGTTTTTGGACTTGGTGCGGTACCTGATTGAAATTCGCGATGGTGGTGCGGCGCGGGCAGCCGAATTGCAACCGAAGGTCATGCCGACGGCCGAGCCATTGCCGGAATACGAATCGCACATCGACCACGCCGGCATTCTCGCTTCGCTGGATCAGCAAGCGATGAAACGTGGCGAAGCGATCTACAACCGGACGTGCGTGAATTGTCATGGCACAGTTGATGCCCCAGGTTCATTGCCGACGTCGTTGCGATTTGCGTCTGGCAAATTCAAGAACGGATTTGATCCTCACAGCATGTACCAAACCATCACCAAAGGGTTTGGCTTGATGCTGCCGCAACGAAACTTGGTGCCGCAGCAGAAGTACGACGTGATTCACTACATCCGGCATGCGTACCTGAAGGATCACAACCCAACTCAGTTTGCTAGGGTGGATGAAGACTACCTGGCGAGTTTGCCCAAGGGTGATACACGCGGTCCGGAACCATCGCTCATTGAGGCCTGGCGGGAAATGGACTACGGCCCCAACTTGATGGCGACGGTTGAGATCGGCGACGACGCGAAAAACTTTGCTTACAAGGGGCACGCCATTCGTCTTGACCAAGGTCGGGGCGGGATCACCCGAGGAGAACATCGCGTTGTTTATGAGCACGACACCATGCGAGTGGCGGCTGCTTGGTTGGGCGATGAGTTCATTGATTACAACGGTATCAACTTCAACGGTGTCCATCGGAGACACCCGCGCATCGTCGGCGAGGTGGTGTTTGAAAACGCAAACGGTCCTGGGTGGGCGAACCCTGAAAACGAGTCCTTCGACGAGGTCCGTGAACCGGGACGAGACGGTCGCTTCTATGGCCCGTTGCCGAGTGACTGGATCGACTACCAAGGAACCTACGTCAACGGGATGGAAACGATCCTGCACTACCGCGTTGGTGGAATCGATGTTCACGAGCGGCCGACGCTGGAACAACTGGGCGAGAAAGCCATTTTCCAACGGACGCTTTCCGTGGATGCCAATGAGCGTCGGTTGACGATGCGGGTGGCTGATCGTGAAGAGGGCGAAGTGTTTCTGGACGCGGACCACACAAAGGCGGTCTGGTCGAGCTCCGAGGATGGTTCTGAGGCGTTGGTATTCGCCGTCACGGGGGATGTCAGCCAACTGGAGTGGCAATTCGCCGACGGTCAAATTCGACTGGCATTGATGCCAAACGCGAATGCAAGAGACTTCACGGTCCATGCCTTTCGGTGCGACAGCAAAGCAGACGCAGAGCAAACGATTGGCGAACTTATCGAAGGAATCGATCCGGCTGCTCGCTCGGCAAAGGAATGGGCCACGTCCACCAGCGAGAATGAGAAACGCTGGCCCGAAATCGTCACCACGAAGATCACAACCGCGGACGATGGCGGACCGTTCGCGGTCGATACGATTCAGTACCCGGTGAACAATCCGTGGTTCTGCCGGATGCGATTGACCGGTGTCGACTTCTTGGACGATGGTGAATCCGCCGTCCTGAGTGACTGGGACGGGAACGTTTGGAAGGTCACCGGATTGCATCAACCGGAGGTGACCTGGCAACGGATCGCATCGGGTTTGTTTCAACCGCTCGGAATCAAAATTCGCGACGGTGAGATCTTCGTGACTTGTCGCGACCAGCTTTGCCGCTTGCATGATTTCAACGGCGACGGTGAAACGGACTACTACGAGAGTTTCAACCACGATCACTACGTCACCGACCACTTCCATGAATTCGCGATGGGATTGCAATGCGATGACGATGGCAACTTTTACTATGCCAAGTCAGCTTGCCACGCGTTGCCCGCGATCGTTCCTCATCATGGAACGTTGTTGAAGGTTTCTGCGGACGGATCGTCGACCGAGATTCTCGCGAATGGTTTTCGTGCCGCCAACGGCGTTTGCCGCAACGACGATGGGACGTTCTTCGTCACGGACCAAGAAGGGCATTGGAATCCAAAGAATCGAATCAACTGGGTTCGTCCGGGCCGGTTCTATGGCAACATGCTGGGGTATCACGACGTGACCGATCCAAGCGACTCCGCGATGGAGCCGCCGATGTGCTGGATCACCAACTCGTTCGACCGTTCGCCGGCGGAGTTGCTGTGGGTGACCAGTGACAAGTGGGGGCCGCTGAAAGGTTCTCTGCTGAACATGTCCTACGGCTACGGCAAACTGTATGTTGCCCCGCATGAAATCATTGGCGACCAGATGCAGGGTGGGATGTGTGAATTGCCGCTGCCTCAATTCCCGACCGGGATCATGCGTGGACGATTCCATCCCGACGATGGTGACTTGTACGTGACCGGCATGTACTCGTGGGCGGGAACCCAACAAGCCGACGGTGGTTTTTACCGGGTTCGCTACACCGGCAAACCGATCCACGTGCCGGTGAGTCTGAACTGTCGTGGAACGACCGTGCGAATCGGTTTGAGCGACGAGGTTGATCCTGA